One Streptomyces sp. NBC_00554 DNA segment encodes these proteins:
- a CDS encoding sugar ABC transporter permease gives MSDTSKTLNNPITGPAPGEENAAGDPTVAPITIVDPRLLVREEGLKGYWTEFTRKVKGGELGSLPVVVGLIIIWTIFQLKNDRFLSADNLSNISYFLSATGMLAIGLVFVLLLGEIDLSVGSVSGLASTIFAVFVVDHSMNPWLGLVLTIVTGALIGALHGWFFAKIGVPAFVVTLAGFLGWNGLMLWLLGSSGTINIPSDAGPIHLLGQSSFFMDQAIVGAYLLAGLGVVLSLVGNFGEQRRRKAAGVPFRPTSEILLRVGLLAVASFVTAVVLNNASGVSNALVIFLAALVIVDFVLRRTTFGRKVFAVGGGIEAARRAGINVPLIRITVFAIAGGFAAVGGMFFAGQTASATLNAGGGNTLMLAIAAAVIGGTSLFGGRGSVWSALLGMLVIQSIQTGLDLLNMNTSIQYMITGGVLLGAVVIDSVSRRSQKAAGRA, from the coding sequence GTGAGCGACACGTCGAAGACCCTGAACAACCCCATCACCGGCCCCGCGCCGGGAGAAGAGAATGCTGCCGGCGACCCCACGGTCGCGCCGATCACGATTGTCGACCCGCGGCTGCTGGTCCGCGAGGAGGGCCTCAAGGGCTACTGGACCGAGTTCACCCGCAAGGTGAAGGGCGGCGAGCTGGGCTCGCTACCGGTCGTGGTCGGCCTGATCATCATCTGGACCATCTTCCAGCTGAAGAACGACCGCTTCCTGAGCGCCGACAACCTCTCCAACATCAGCTACTTCCTCTCGGCCACCGGCATGCTCGCCATCGGCCTGGTGTTCGTGCTGCTGCTCGGTGAGATCGACCTGTCGGTCGGCTCGGTCAGCGGACTCGCGTCCACGATCTTCGCGGTGTTCGTGGTCGACCACAGCATGAACCCATGGCTCGGTCTGGTCCTGACCATCGTCACGGGTGCCTTGATCGGCGCCCTGCACGGCTGGTTCTTCGCCAAGATCGGCGTACCGGCCTTCGTGGTCACCCTGGCCGGTTTCCTCGGCTGGAACGGTCTGATGCTGTGGCTGCTGGGCTCCAGCGGCACCATCAACATCCCCTCGGATGCCGGCCCGATCCACCTGCTCGGCCAAAGCTCCTTCTTCATGGACCAGGCCATCGTCGGCGCCTACCTGTTGGCCGGCCTCGGCGTCGTCCTTTCCCTCGTCGGCAACTTCGGTGAGCAGCGCCGCCGCAAGGCCGCGGGCGTGCCCTTCCGGCCCACCAGCGAAATCCTGCTCCGGGTCGGTCTGCTCGCCGTGGCGTCCTTCGTCACCGCGGTCGTGCTGAACAACGCCTCCGGTGTCTCCAACGCCCTGGTGATCTTCCTCGCGGCGCTCGTCATCGTCGACTTCGTCCTGCGCCGTACGACCTTCGGCCGCAAGGTCTTCGCGGTCGGCGGCGGCATCGAGGCGGCCCGTCGGGCCGGTATCAACGTCCCGCTGATCCGTATCACGGTGTTCGCCATCGCCGGTGGCTTCGCGGCGGTCGGCGGTATGTTCTTCGCCGGTCAGACTGCCTCCGCGACGCTGAACGCCGGTGGCGGCAACACCCTGATGCTCGCCATCGCCGCGGCCGTCATCGGTGGTACGTCGCTGTTCGGCGGCCGTGGCTCCGTCTGGTCCGCCCTCCTGGGCATGCTGGTCATCCAGTCCATCCAGACCGGCCTCGACCTGCTCAACATGAACACGTCGATCCAGTACATGATCACCGGTGGTGTCCTCCTGGGCGCCGTGGTCATCGACTCGGTGTCGCGCCGCAGCCAGAAAGCCGCAGGTCGGGCCTGA